In a single window of the Neodiprion virginianus isolate iyNeoVirg1 chromosome 1, iyNeoVirg1.1, whole genome shotgun sequence genome:
- the LOC124299101 gene encoding multidrug resistance protein homolog 49 isoform X2: protein MRNDTENLPVVFEPSRGTAAGLANGTPQIKLTPPGKNPLEVEFVPPQKKEEEKPAPQPSLPPVPYYRLFRFATCSELMLVFGGLFMGTLTGLCIPVSTIQYGEFTTLLVDRNMENQTSTPTLILEWFGGGKVLGPNATRDERMDALYDDSKAFGVSCAALSALQFFFAIFTVDLLNVAAFRQIARVRRMFLQAVLRQDMAWYDTNTSTNFASRITEDLDKMKDGIGEKLGIFTYLMVSFISSIIISFIYGWKLTLVVLSCAPIIVIATAIVAKVQSSLTAQELAAYGQAGNVAEEVLGAIRTVVAFGGEKKEVSRYAEKLVPADRTGTRRGMWSGVGGGVMWFIIYLSYALAFWYGVQLILEDRPNEKKDYTPAVLVIVFFGVLAGAQNMGLTSPHLEAFAVARGSAAAVFTVLDRVPIIDSLSPNGQKLKGVNGDIEFKDVHFKYPARKDVKVLQGLNLKINHGETVALVGGSGCGKSTCLQLIQRLYDPHQGEVHLDGVDISKLNVQWLRSHIGVVGQEPVLFDTTIRENIRYGNENVTEEEMIKAAKEANAHDFISKLPEGYDSPVGERGSQLSGGQKQRIAIARALVRRPAILLLDEATSALDLHSEATVQRALDAASKGRTTVIVTHRLSTITNADRIVFIKDGKVAEMGTHEELIALGNHYHALVSADSNAAAKAKATAAAAKTVTAAKPKPKPPLKKQFSTLSMHSHRLSLAAASEGSEEELEEHEKPYEAPVMRIFGLNKPEWPFNIVGCLAAATVGASFPAFAVLFGEVYYVLGLQDPQEVRNETINFSILFIIVGVITGIGTFLQMYMFGLAGVRMTTRIRKITFEAMLKQEMGWFDEDKNSVGALCARLSSDAGAVQGATGTRIGAILQALSTLVLGIGVSMYYTWKMTLVSVVSIPLVLGAVFFEARIMSGQGLQEKKKMEGATRIAVEAIGNIRTVASLGKEKAFLDRYCVELAHVAKATRIRNRLRGLVFSCGQTTPYFGYALSLYYGGYLVARENLDYQNVIKVSEALIFGSWMLGQALAFAPNFNTAKISAGRIFRLLDRVPEITTPADLEGKDTDWKADGLIQFSKVEFHYPTRTESQILRGLNLVVKPGQMVALVGQSGCGKSTCIQLLQRLYDPLSGTVTMDRRDISSVSLSALRSQLGVVGQEPVLFDRTIAENIAYGDNSRTPSMDEVIEAAKKSNIHSFVSSLPLGYETRLGTKGTQLSGGQKQRIAIARALVRNPRILLLDEATSALDTQSEKIVQAALDKAMEGRTCITIAHRLATIQNADVICVLEKGTVAEMGTHEDLIAADGLYAHLHALQEAALE from the exons ATGCGCAATGACACAGAGAATTTACCAGTGGTCTTCGAACCCTCGCGAGGGACAGCAGCAGGACTTGCAAATGGAACCCCTCAAATTAAACTCACGCCGCCAGGAAAAAATCCCCTCGAGGT TGAATTTGTTCCTCCACAGaagaaagaggaggaaaagcCAGCTCCTCAGCCAAGTCTACCACCAGTACCTTATTATAGGCTT TTCCGATTCGCGACATGCAGTGAGCTGATGCTAGTGTTCGGTGGACTCTTTATGGGCACCCTAACGGGACTCTGTATTCCCGTCTCCACCATACAATACGGCGAGTTCACGACCCTACTTGTCGATCGTAATATGGAAAATCAAACCAGCACACCAACCTTGATCCTGGAGTGGTTCGGCGGTGGAAAAGTTTT AGGTCCTAATGCTACTCGCGATGAACGTATGGACGCTTTATACGATGATTCCAAGGCATTCGGTGTCTCCTGTGCCGCACTATCAGCCTTGCAGTTCTTTTTTGCAATATTCACCGTAGACCTTCTTAACGTAGCTGCGTTCAGACAGATTGCTAGAGTACGCAGGATGTTCTTACAAGCGGTGCTCAGGCAAGACATGGCATGGTACGACACTAACACTTCAACGAACTTTGCCAGCAGGATAACAGA AGATCTTGACAAGATGAAAGACGGGATTGGCGAGAAACTTGGTATCTTTACATACTTGATGGTCTCCTTCATCTCCTCAATAATCATCTCTTTCATTTACGGTTGGAAGCTGACACTGGTGGTCCTTAGTTGTGCACCGATAATTGTTATAGCAACGGCGATCGTAGCTAAGGTTCAGAGTTCGTTGACGGCTCAGGAGTTGGCTGCTTATGGGCAGGCGGGTAACGTGGCTGAAGAGGTACTTGGGGCGATAAGAACGGTCGTGGCCTTCggtggtgaaaaaaaggaagtaaGTCGCTACGCGGAGAAGTTGGTTCCAGCTGACAGAACGGGTACGCGACGTGGAATGTGGTCCGGAGTAGGTGGAGGTGTCATGTGGTTCATCATCTACTTGAGCTATGCTTTAGCTTTCTGGTATGGCGTTCAATTGATTTTGGAAGATCgaccgaatgaaaaaaaggacTACACACCAGCCGTACTCGTCATCGTGTTTTTCGGCGTGTTAGCCGGTGCTCAAAATATGGGACTAACTTCACCTCATCTCGAAGCATTCGCTGTGGCCAGAGGATCGGCTGCTGCCGTATTTACAGTCTTAGACCGTGTGCCGATTATCGATAGCTTAAGTCCCAACGGTCAGAAGCTCAAGGGTGTCAATGGCGATATAGAATTCAAGGACGTGCACTTCAAGTATCCTGCGAGGAAAGATGTGAAAGTACTCCAGGgcttgaatttgaaaattaatcacgGTGAAACAGTCGCGTTAGTTGGAGGTTCTGGATGCGGCAAGTCAACGTGCCTTCAGCTGATTCAAAGGCTGTATGATCCTCACCAGGGTGAG GTGCATCTCGACGGGGTTGACATCTCAAAGTTGAACGTACAGTGGCTCCGCTCACATATTGGTGTTGTAGGTCAAGAGCCGGTGTTATTTGACACTACTATTCGCGAGAACATACGCTATGGAAACGAAAACGTAACGGAAGAGGAAATGATAAAGGCAGCAAAAGAAGCGAACGCACACGATTTTATCAGCAAACTTCCAGAG GGTTATGACAGTCCAGTTGGCGAAAGAGGCTCGCAGCTATCAGGTGgtcaaaaacaaagaatagCTATTGCTCGTGCTTTGGTACGTAGACCAGCTATTTTATTACTAGACGAGGCTACGTCAGCACTGGATCTCCATAGTGAGGCCACAGTTCAGAGAGCCTTAGACGCTGCATCGAAGGGTAGAACAACAGTAATAGTGACACACAGGCTGTCGACCATCACAAATGCCGATAGGATCGTTTTTATCAAAGACGGAAAGGTTGCCGAAATGGGAACTCATGAGGAGTTGATTGCACTTGGAAATCACTATCATGCTCTGGTCTCTGCGGACTCCAACGCGGCAGCCAAAG CTAAAGcaactgctgctgctgcaaaAACTGTTACCGCAGCCAAACCAAAGCCCAAACCACCGCTCAAGAAGCAATTTTCTACCCTTTCGATGCACTCTCATCGTCTTTCGTTAGCTGCTGCTTCCGAGGGCTCCGAAGAAGAACTCGAAGAACATGAGAAACCCTATGAAGCTCCAGTAATGCGAATCTTTGGTTTGAACAAGCCCGAATGGCCGTTCAATATAGTCG GCTGTCTCGCCGCTGCTACAGTAGGAGCATCTTTTCCAGCATTTGCAGTTCTCTTCGGTGAAGTCTACTACGTTTTGGGATTACAGGATCCACAAGAAGTCCGCAAcgaaacaatcaatttttccatactcTTCATTATCGTCGGTGTCATAACAGGCATAGGCACATTTCTGCAAATGTACATGTTTGGTCTAGCTGGAGTTCGCATGACAACAAGAATCCGAAAGATAACCTTCGAAGCGATGTTGAAGCAAGAAATGGGATGGTTTGACGAAGACAAAAACAGCGTTGGTGCATTATGCGCCAGATTGTCATCAGATGCAGGTGCGGTGCAAGGTGCGACTGGGACTCGAATCGGTGCAATTCTCCAAGCACTTTCAACTCTCGTCCTCGGTATCGGTGTGTCGATGTATTACACTTGGAAAATGACTCTGGTTTCTGTGGTGTCTATTCCATTGGTACTGGGCGCAGTTTTCTTCGAGGCGAGAATCATGAGTGGCCAGGGGTTacaggagaagaaaaagatggaAGGAGCAACACGAATTGCTGTTGAAGCAATCGGTAATATTCGCACCGTTGCCAGTCTGGGAAAAGAGAAGGCCTTCTTGGATCGCTATTGTGTAGAATTAGCGCACGTCGCCAAAGCTACGAGAATACGTAACCGACTTAGGGGTCTAGTATTTTCCTGCGGTCAAACTACACCCTACTTTGGCTATGCACTTAGTTTATATTATGGCGGGTACTTAGTGGCCAGAGAAAATCTCGATTATCAGAATGTAATCAAGGTATCCGAAGCATTGATCTTTGGCTCTTGGATGTTGGGACAAGCACTTGCCTTCGCCCCTAACTTCAATACCGCTAAAATTTCCGCTGGACGCATATTCAGATTACTCGATCGCGTACCCGAAATCACGACGCCTGCGGATCTCGAAGGGAAGGACACTGATTGG AAAGCAGACGGTCTGATTCAATTCTCTAAAGTTGAATTTCATTATCCAACTCGTACGGAGTCTCAGATTCTGCGAGGTCTCAATCTCGTTGTCAAACCAGGTCAAATGGTTGCGCTAGTTGGTCAAAGTGGTTGCGGAAAATCAACTTGCATTCAACTGCTTCAACGCTTGTACGATCCACTGTCGGGAACTGTGACAATGGACCGCCGTGATATATCATCAGTCTCTTTATCAGCCCTGCGATCTCAGCTTGGTGTTGTAGGTCAGGAACCAGTACTCTTTGACAGAACTATTGCTGAAAATATAGCGTATGGTGATAACAGTCGCACACCATCCATGGATGAGGTCATTGAAGCGGCAAAAAAGTCGAACATCCATAGCTTTGTCAGCTCTTTACCGTTG GGTTACGAGACTAGACTTGGAACCAAGGGAACTCAGCTTTCCGGAGGTCAGAAACAAAGAATAGCTATTGCCCGTGCCCTCGTAAGGAACCCTAGAATTCTACTCCTGGACGAAGCCACGTCTGCACTCGACACCCAAAGTGAAAAG ATTGTACAAGCTGCTCTGGACAAAGCAATGGAAGGCCGGACATGCATCACCATCGCTCATCGACTCGCTACTATTCAAAATGCAGACGTAATATGCGTTTTGGAAAAGGGAACTGTCGCTGAAATGGGAACCCACGAAGATCTGATCGCGGCAGATGGCCTTTACGCCCACTTACACGCTCTTCAAGAAGCCGCGCTAGAGTAG
- the LOC124299101 gene encoding multidrug resistance protein homolog 49 isoform X1, whose amino-acid sequence MTQRIYQWSSNPREGQQQDLQMEPLKLNSRRQEKIPSRYTQVDKEKDNQETEYMLQENGEPIEFVPPQKKEEEKPAPQPSLPPVPYYRLFRFATCSELMLVFGGLFMGTLTGLCIPVSTIQYGEFTTLLVDRNMENQTSTPTLILEWFGGGKVLGPNATRDERMDALYDDSKAFGVSCAALSALQFFFAIFTVDLLNVAAFRQIARVRRMFLQAVLRQDMAWYDTNTSTNFASRITEDLDKMKDGIGEKLGIFTYLMVSFISSIIISFIYGWKLTLVVLSCAPIIVIATAIVAKVQSSLTAQELAAYGQAGNVAEEVLGAIRTVVAFGGEKKEVSRYAEKLVPADRTGTRRGMWSGVGGGVMWFIIYLSYALAFWYGVQLILEDRPNEKKDYTPAVLVIVFFGVLAGAQNMGLTSPHLEAFAVARGSAAAVFTVLDRVPIIDSLSPNGQKLKGVNGDIEFKDVHFKYPARKDVKVLQGLNLKINHGETVALVGGSGCGKSTCLQLIQRLYDPHQGEVHLDGVDISKLNVQWLRSHIGVVGQEPVLFDTTIRENIRYGNENVTEEEMIKAAKEANAHDFISKLPEGYDSPVGERGSQLSGGQKQRIAIARALVRRPAILLLDEATSALDLHSEATVQRALDAASKGRTTVIVTHRLSTITNADRIVFIKDGKVAEMGTHEELIALGNHYHALVSADSNAAAKAKATAAAAKTVTAAKPKPKPPLKKQFSTLSMHSHRLSLAAASEGSEEELEEHEKPYEAPVMRIFGLNKPEWPFNIVGCLAAATVGASFPAFAVLFGEVYYVLGLQDPQEVRNETINFSILFIIVGVITGIGTFLQMYMFGLAGVRMTTRIRKITFEAMLKQEMGWFDEDKNSVGALCARLSSDAGAVQGATGTRIGAILQALSTLVLGIGVSMYYTWKMTLVSVVSIPLVLGAVFFEARIMSGQGLQEKKKMEGATRIAVEAIGNIRTVASLGKEKAFLDRYCVELAHVAKATRIRNRLRGLVFSCGQTTPYFGYALSLYYGGYLVARENLDYQNVIKVSEALIFGSWMLGQALAFAPNFNTAKISAGRIFRLLDRVPEITTPADLEGKDTDWKADGLIQFSKVEFHYPTRTESQILRGLNLVVKPGQMVALVGQSGCGKSTCIQLLQRLYDPLSGTVTMDRRDISSVSLSALRSQLGVVGQEPVLFDRTIAENIAYGDNSRTPSMDEVIEAAKKSNIHSFVSSLPLGYETRLGTKGTQLSGGQKQRIAIARALVRNPRILLLDEATSALDTQSEKIVQAALDKAMEGRTCITIAHRLATIQNADVICVLEKGTVAEMGTHEDLIAADGLYAHLHALQEAALE is encoded by the exons ATGACACAGAGAATTTACCAGTGGTCTTCGAACCCTCGCGAGGGACAGCAGCAGGACTTGCAAATGGAACCCCTCAAATTAAACTCACGCCGCCAGGAAAAAATCCCCTCGAGGT ACACGCAGGTCGACAAGGAGAAGGATAATCAGGAGACTGAGTACATGCTGCAAGAAAATGGCGAACCAAT TGAATTTGTTCCTCCACAGaagaaagaggaggaaaagcCAGCTCCTCAGCCAAGTCTACCACCAGTACCTTATTATAGGCTT TTCCGATTCGCGACATGCAGTGAGCTGATGCTAGTGTTCGGTGGACTCTTTATGGGCACCCTAACGGGACTCTGTATTCCCGTCTCCACCATACAATACGGCGAGTTCACGACCCTACTTGTCGATCGTAATATGGAAAATCAAACCAGCACACCAACCTTGATCCTGGAGTGGTTCGGCGGTGGAAAAGTTTT AGGTCCTAATGCTACTCGCGATGAACGTATGGACGCTTTATACGATGATTCCAAGGCATTCGGTGTCTCCTGTGCCGCACTATCAGCCTTGCAGTTCTTTTTTGCAATATTCACCGTAGACCTTCTTAACGTAGCTGCGTTCAGACAGATTGCTAGAGTACGCAGGATGTTCTTACAAGCGGTGCTCAGGCAAGACATGGCATGGTACGACACTAACACTTCAACGAACTTTGCCAGCAGGATAACAGA AGATCTTGACAAGATGAAAGACGGGATTGGCGAGAAACTTGGTATCTTTACATACTTGATGGTCTCCTTCATCTCCTCAATAATCATCTCTTTCATTTACGGTTGGAAGCTGACACTGGTGGTCCTTAGTTGTGCACCGATAATTGTTATAGCAACGGCGATCGTAGCTAAGGTTCAGAGTTCGTTGACGGCTCAGGAGTTGGCTGCTTATGGGCAGGCGGGTAACGTGGCTGAAGAGGTACTTGGGGCGATAAGAACGGTCGTGGCCTTCggtggtgaaaaaaaggaagtaaGTCGCTACGCGGAGAAGTTGGTTCCAGCTGACAGAACGGGTACGCGACGTGGAATGTGGTCCGGAGTAGGTGGAGGTGTCATGTGGTTCATCATCTACTTGAGCTATGCTTTAGCTTTCTGGTATGGCGTTCAATTGATTTTGGAAGATCgaccgaatgaaaaaaaggacTACACACCAGCCGTACTCGTCATCGTGTTTTTCGGCGTGTTAGCCGGTGCTCAAAATATGGGACTAACTTCACCTCATCTCGAAGCATTCGCTGTGGCCAGAGGATCGGCTGCTGCCGTATTTACAGTCTTAGACCGTGTGCCGATTATCGATAGCTTAAGTCCCAACGGTCAGAAGCTCAAGGGTGTCAATGGCGATATAGAATTCAAGGACGTGCACTTCAAGTATCCTGCGAGGAAAGATGTGAAAGTACTCCAGGgcttgaatttgaaaattaatcacgGTGAAACAGTCGCGTTAGTTGGAGGTTCTGGATGCGGCAAGTCAACGTGCCTTCAGCTGATTCAAAGGCTGTATGATCCTCACCAGGGTGAG GTGCATCTCGACGGGGTTGACATCTCAAAGTTGAACGTACAGTGGCTCCGCTCACATATTGGTGTTGTAGGTCAAGAGCCGGTGTTATTTGACACTACTATTCGCGAGAACATACGCTATGGAAACGAAAACGTAACGGAAGAGGAAATGATAAAGGCAGCAAAAGAAGCGAACGCACACGATTTTATCAGCAAACTTCCAGAG GGTTATGACAGTCCAGTTGGCGAAAGAGGCTCGCAGCTATCAGGTGgtcaaaaacaaagaatagCTATTGCTCGTGCTTTGGTACGTAGACCAGCTATTTTATTACTAGACGAGGCTACGTCAGCACTGGATCTCCATAGTGAGGCCACAGTTCAGAGAGCCTTAGACGCTGCATCGAAGGGTAGAACAACAGTAATAGTGACACACAGGCTGTCGACCATCACAAATGCCGATAGGATCGTTTTTATCAAAGACGGAAAGGTTGCCGAAATGGGAACTCATGAGGAGTTGATTGCACTTGGAAATCACTATCATGCTCTGGTCTCTGCGGACTCCAACGCGGCAGCCAAAG CTAAAGcaactgctgctgctgcaaaAACTGTTACCGCAGCCAAACCAAAGCCCAAACCACCGCTCAAGAAGCAATTTTCTACCCTTTCGATGCACTCTCATCGTCTTTCGTTAGCTGCTGCTTCCGAGGGCTCCGAAGAAGAACTCGAAGAACATGAGAAACCCTATGAAGCTCCAGTAATGCGAATCTTTGGTTTGAACAAGCCCGAATGGCCGTTCAATATAGTCG GCTGTCTCGCCGCTGCTACAGTAGGAGCATCTTTTCCAGCATTTGCAGTTCTCTTCGGTGAAGTCTACTACGTTTTGGGATTACAGGATCCACAAGAAGTCCGCAAcgaaacaatcaatttttccatactcTTCATTATCGTCGGTGTCATAACAGGCATAGGCACATTTCTGCAAATGTACATGTTTGGTCTAGCTGGAGTTCGCATGACAACAAGAATCCGAAAGATAACCTTCGAAGCGATGTTGAAGCAAGAAATGGGATGGTTTGACGAAGACAAAAACAGCGTTGGTGCATTATGCGCCAGATTGTCATCAGATGCAGGTGCGGTGCAAGGTGCGACTGGGACTCGAATCGGTGCAATTCTCCAAGCACTTTCAACTCTCGTCCTCGGTATCGGTGTGTCGATGTATTACACTTGGAAAATGACTCTGGTTTCTGTGGTGTCTATTCCATTGGTACTGGGCGCAGTTTTCTTCGAGGCGAGAATCATGAGTGGCCAGGGGTTacaggagaagaaaaagatggaAGGAGCAACACGAATTGCTGTTGAAGCAATCGGTAATATTCGCACCGTTGCCAGTCTGGGAAAAGAGAAGGCCTTCTTGGATCGCTATTGTGTAGAATTAGCGCACGTCGCCAAAGCTACGAGAATACGTAACCGACTTAGGGGTCTAGTATTTTCCTGCGGTCAAACTACACCCTACTTTGGCTATGCACTTAGTTTATATTATGGCGGGTACTTAGTGGCCAGAGAAAATCTCGATTATCAGAATGTAATCAAGGTATCCGAAGCATTGATCTTTGGCTCTTGGATGTTGGGACAAGCACTTGCCTTCGCCCCTAACTTCAATACCGCTAAAATTTCCGCTGGACGCATATTCAGATTACTCGATCGCGTACCCGAAATCACGACGCCTGCGGATCTCGAAGGGAAGGACACTGATTGG AAAGCAGACGGTCTGATTCAATTCTCTAAAGTTGAATTTCATTATCCAACTCGTACGGAGTCTCAGATTCTGCGAGGTCTCAATCTCGTTGTCAAACCAGGTCAAATGGTTGCGCTAGTTGGTCAAAGTGGTTGCGGAAAATCAACTTGCATTCAACTGCTTCAACGCTTGTACGATCCACTGTCGGGAACTGTGACAATGGACCGCCGTGATATATCATCAGTCTCTTTATCAGCCCTGCGATCTCAGCTTGGTGTTGTAGGTCAGGAACCAGTACTCTTTGACAGAACTATTGCTGAAAATATAGCGTATGGTGATAACAGTCGCACACCATCCATGGATGAGGTCATTGAAGCGGCAAAAAAGTCGAACATCCATAGCTTTGTCAGCTCTTTACCGTTG GGTTACGAGACTAGACTTGGAACCAAGGGAACTCAGCTTTCCGGAGGTCAGAAACAAAGAATAGCTATTGCCCGTGCCCTCGTAAGGAACCCTAGAATTCTACTCCTGGACGAAGCCACGTCTGCACTCGACACCCAAAGTGAAAAG ATTGTACAAGCTGCTCTGGACAAAGCAATGGAAGGCCGGACATGCATCACCATCGCTCATCGACTCGCTACTATTCAAAATGCAGACGTAATATGCGTTTTGGAAAAGGGAACTGTCGCTGAAATGGGAACCCACGAAGATCTGATCGCGGCAGATGGCCTTTACGCCCACTTACACGCTCTTCAAGAAGCCGCGCTAGAGTAG